One region of Halohasta litchfieldiae genomic DNA includes:
- a CDS encoding methyltransferase domain-containing protein, translated as MYCLELAGDEDAFAICEAASAASAVDRVAPGLATARGIDVDRVETLAYTRAASDLIARTDADIEAATLALEAATFDRTGSVAVRARDVRSQTGCSTQTAERQLGSVLVDRGFTVDLDDPDHELRVLFSSGTVDGEQRDVCLLGWLAAESTRDFGERRPTDRPFFQPGSMDPLDARALVNIAGAGPETTVLDPMCGTGGVLLEAGLVGARLVGVDAQWKMTRGSRENLEALLPADVDAEIVHGDATALPLVDDCIDGVVFDAPYGRQSKIARHELTDLVGGALSEARRVADRAVVVADRSWEDAASEAGWTVDRRFERRVHGTLVRHVHVLSAE; from the coding sequence GTGTACTGTCTGGAGCTGGCCGGCGACGAGGACGCCTTTGCGATCTGTGAGGCCGCCTCGGCGGCCTCGGCGGTCGACCGCGTTGCCCCTGGCCTCGCAACCGCCCGCGGAATCGATGTCGACCGCGTGGAGACGCTGGCCTACACCCGCGCCGCCAGCGACCTCATAGCTCGAACCGACGCCGATATCGAGGCCGCCACGCTCGCACTCGAAGCAGCAACCTTCGACCGCACCGGCTCGGTTGCGGTTCGGGCCCGCGATGTCCGGAGCCAAACGGGCTGTAGCACTCAGACGGCCGAACGCCAACTGGGATCGGTCCTCGTCGACCGCGGGTTTACGGTCGACCTCGACGATCCCGACCACGAACTCAGAGTCCTGTTTTCGAGTGGCACTGTCGACGGCGAGCAGCGAGACGTCTGTCTGCTGGGCTGGCTGGCCGCAGAAAGCACGCGGGATTTCGGGGAGCGTCGACCGACTGATCGACCCTTCTTCCAGCCGGGAAGTATGGACCCACTCGACGCCCGCGCGTTGGTGAACATTGCGGGTGCTGGACCGGAAACAACGGTTCTCGATCCGATGTGTGGAACGGGCGGGGTGTTGTTGGAGGCCGGACTCGTCGGGGCGCGACTCGTGGGCGTCGACGCCCAGTGGAAGATGACCCGCGGCAGTAGGGAGAACCTAGAGGCACTCCTTCCGGCGGATGTCGACGCGGAGATCGTTCACGGAGACGCCACAGCACTACCGTTAGTCGACGACTGTATCGACGGCGTGGTGTTCGACGCCCCCTACGGTCGACAATCAAAGATTGCGCGACACGAACTCACGGATCTGGTTGGGGGTGCGCTGAGCGAGGCCCGGCGGGTGGCTGATCGGGCGGTCGTCGTGGCAGATCGGTCGTGGGAGGACGCAGCGAGCGAGGCGGGCTGGACCGTCGACCGGCGGTTCGAGCGGCGGGTGCATGGCACACTCGTTCGACACGTCCACGTGTTGTCGGCAGAATAA
- a CDS encoding DUF6653 family protein, which yields MSQPESTDSVPSHLPDWFWARHSNPWSGGTRFAALPVLLYALYHRRSRLLAAGIGFLLINPVLFPEPARTDNWFSEVVLAERWWYEQGHTSFEPTFPTLINYLSVPTFLLTLYGAIRRRPRLTAIGGLLTIGLKVWFVDELVGRFRAERDGEPATNNG from the coding sequence ATGAGCCAGCCCGAGTCGACGGATTCAGTTCCATCCCATCTCCCTGACTGGTTTTGGGCACGCCATTCGAATCCGTGGAGCGGCGGGACGCGCTTTGCGGCTTTACCAGTGCTGTTATACGCTCTCTACCACCGTCGATCCCGACTGCTGGCGGCTGGTATCGGGTTCCTACTTATAAATCCAGTTCTGTTCCCCGAACCCGCTAGAACCGACAACTGGTTCAGTGAGGTCGTCCTCGCTGAACGCTGGTGGTACGAACAGGGCCACACGTCCTTCGAGCCGACGTTTCCAACCCTGATCAACTATCTGAGCGTGCCGACGTTTTTGCTCACGCTGTACGGGGCGATTCGCCGTCGACCGCGACTGACTGCGATTGGTGGCCTACTCACGATTGGGCTGAAAGTGTGGTTCGTCGACGAACTCGTCGGACGATTCCGTGCTGAGCGAGACGGCGAACCTGCAACGAACAACGGCTGA
- the hisG gene encoding ATP phosphoribosyltransferase, translated as MRIAVPNKGRLHEPTVALLERAGLHIENGADRKLYADTVDPDVSILFARAADIPEYVDDGAAEVGITGLDQVHESESELSELLDLEYGRCRLVLAAPEDGDITDPQQLEGKKVATEFPNIAEQYFTAQNIDTEIIEVTGATELTPHVEMADAIIDITSTGTTLTVNRLGVIDEVLSSSVRLFAREETAGNEKIQQLVTALESVLAADDKRYLMMNVAHENLEAVQDVIPGLGGPTVMDVAGSEDVAVHAVVDQQQVFEVINDLKSVGATGILVTEIERLVE; from the coding sequence ATGCGCATTGCCGTTCCTAACAAAGGTCGACTACACGAGCCAACAGTGGCGTTGCTGGAGCGCGCGGGGCTCCATATCGAGAACGGAGCCGACCGAAAGCTGTACGCCGATACGGTCGATCCCGACGTCAGTATCCTCTTTGCTCGCGCGGCCGACATCCCCGAATACGTCGACGACGGAGCCGCTGAGGTCGGCATTACGGGGCTCGATCAGGTCCACGAATCCGAGTCGGAGCTCTCGGAACTCTTGGATCTCGAATACGGTCGCTGTCGACTCGTGTTGGCCGCGCCCGAAGACGGCGACATTACCGACCCCCAGCAGTTGGAAGGTAAAAAAGTCGCCACCGAGTTCCCCAACATCGCCGAGCAGTATTTCACGGCCCAGAACATCGACACCGAAATCATCGAAGTGACGGGGGCGACCGAACTGACGCCCCACGTCGAGATGGCTGACGCGATCATCGACATCACGTCGACGGGCACGACGCTGACAGTCAATCGTCTCGGCGTGATCGACGAGGTGCTGTCGAGTTCAGTGCGGCTGTTCGCCCGCGAGGAGACCGCCGGCAACGAGAAGATCCAGCAGCTCGTCACGGCGCTCGAATCCGTGCTGGCGGCCGACGACAAACGGTATCTCATGATGAACGTCGCCCACGAAAACCTCGAAGCGGTTCAGGATGTGATCCCCGGACTCGGCGGGCCAACAGTGATGGATGTCGCCGGGAGTGAGGACGTGGCCGTGCATGCAGTTGTCGACCAACAACAGGTTTTCGAGGTAATCAACGACCTCAAATCCGTGGGTGCAACTGGAATCTTAGTCACCGAAATCGAACGGCTCGTTGAGTAG
- a CDS encoding adenosylhomocysteinase, translating to MSESAYPPVSGHLDDVEAAQTEGRRKMEWALQHMPILQSLREEFEATKPLDGEIIGMAMHVEAKTANLVELLALGGAEVAITGCNPLSTHNDVSAALDTHENITSYAVRGVDDEEYYDAIDAVIDHEPTITVDDGCDMIFRIHEEYPELIDTIVGGCEETTTGVHRIRAMERDDALDYPVFAVNDTPMKTLFDNVHGTGESSLATIAMTTNLSYAGKNVVVAGYGYCGKGVAKKAAGQNANVIVTEVDPRKALEAHMEGYEVMPMEDAAAEADLILTTTGNRDVVVDEHFDQMKDGVLLANAGHFDIEIDLVALEEKAEEVYEARDGVDAYEMPDGRRLNVLAEGRLVNLASPIALGHPVEVMDQSFGVQAVAVRELATNGEAYEAGVHEVPDELDREIAEIKLDAEGVDHDSLTDDQREYMGSWDHGT from the coding sequence ATGAGCGAATCAGCCTACCCGCCGGTCTCCGGCCACCTCGACGATGTCGAGGCTGCACAGACCGAGGGTCGACGCAAGATGGAGTGGGCGCTACAGCATATGCCGATTTTGCAGTCGCTCCGCGAGGAGTTCGAGGCCACCAAACCCCTCGACGGCGAGATAATTGGGATGGCGATGCACGTCGAAGCCAAAACCGCGAATCTGGTCGAACTGCTGGCCCTCGGCGGCGCGGAGGTCGCCATCACGGGCTGTAATCCCCTTTCGACACACAACGACGTGAGCGCGGCGCTCGATACCCACGAGAATATCACGTCCTACGCGGTTCGGGGCGTCGACGACGAGGAGTATTACGACGCCATCGATGCGGTCATCGACCACGAGCCGACGATCACCGTCGACGACGGCTGTGACATGATCTTCCGGATTCACGAGGAGTATCCGGAACTGATCGACACCATCGTCGGTGGCTGTGAGGAAACCACGACCGGCGTCCACCGCATCCGCGCGATGGAACGCGACGACGCACTCGACTACCCCGTCTTCGCGGTCAACGACACGCCGATGAAGACGCTCTTTGATAATGTCCACGGCACCGGGGAGTCCTCGCTGGCCACGATTGCGATGACGACCAACCTCTCGTACGCAGGCAAAAACGTCGTCGTCGCGGGCTACGGCTACTGTGGCAAAGGCGTCGCCAAGAAGGCCGCCGGCCAGAACGCCAACGTGATCGTCACCGAAGTCGACCCACGCAAGGCGCTCGAAGCCCACATGGAAGGCTACGAAGTGATGCCGATGGAAGATGCGGCCGCCGAGGCTGACCTCATTCTGACGACCACCGGTAACCGCGATGTCGTCGTCGACGAGCACTTCGACCAGATGAAAGACGGCGTCCTGTTGGCGAACGCTGGCCACTTCGATATCGAGATTGATCTGGTTGCACTCGAAGAGAAAGCCGAGGAGGTCTACGAGGCCCGCGACGGCGTCGACGCCTACGAGATGCCCGACGGCCGCCGCCTGAACGTGCTGGCTGAGGGTCGACTCGTCAATCTCGCCTCGCCGATTGCGCTGGGCCACCCGGTCGAAGTGATGGACCAGAGCTTCGGCGTCCAAGCCGTTGCTGTTCGTGAACTCGCCACCAACGGCGAGGCCTACGAGGCCGGTGTTCACGAGGTCCCCGACGAACTTGACCGCGAAATCGCCGAAATCAAACTCGACGCCGAGGGCGTCGACCACGACTCGTTGACCGACGACCAACGCGAGTATATGGGGAGCTGGGATCACGGTACGTAG
- a CDS encoding CPBP family intramembrane glutamic endopeptidase → MRRFLWLVFWNRSERRLRAPWRLLFAAVLFVLVAAATVLALQILREATAIGGLLVGLAPATRPLVLNALVGAVIVVSLLGIAWTIDRRRLSDYGLGIDREWWLDLAFGLGVGGAAMTAVVLAGIAGGWFVVETVSLSTDILPQLAGLAAVFLIVGIYEELLVRGYLLTNLAEGIRWFDGVSAPIAAGVATLLSSLVFGVLHAMNPNATLLSTVIISAAGVMLALGYLYTGELAIPIGVHITWNAFQGLVYGLPVSGARLPVSLVETTSRNPAILSGGTFGPEAGLLGLGGVVLAAIGILVYCRSQYGTLAIDPVISTPDLRTTPDE, encoded by the coding sequence ATGCGACGATTCCTGTGGCTCGTCTTCTGGAACCGGTCGGAACGCCGGCTCCGTGCCCCATGGCGACTTCTTTTTGCGGCAGTGCTGTTCGTATTAGTGGCGGCTGCGACGGTGTTAGCCCTCCAGATCCTCCGTGAGGCGACCGCCATCGGTGGGCTGCTCGTTGGCCTTGCCCCAGCCACACGGCCACTGGTGTTGAACGCTCTCGTCGGGGCTGTGATCGTTGTCTCGTTGCTGGGGATCGCCTGGACCATCGACCGTCGACGGCTGTCGGACTACGGGCTCGGCATCGACCGCGAGTGGTGGCTCGATCTGGCGTTCGGTCTCGGTGTCGGTGGCGCTGCGATGACGGCAGTGGTTCTCGCTGGCATTGCTGGCGGCTGGTTCGTCGTCGAAACGGTTTCGTTGTCGACCGACATACTCCCTCAGTTGGCAGGGTTAGCGGCCGTGTTTCTGATCGTCGGCATTTATGAGGAACTGTTGGTTCGTGGCTATTTGTTGACGAACCTCGCTGAGGGTATCCGATGGTTCGACGGAGTGTCTGCCCCCATTGCGGCCGGTGTCGCAACGCTACTCTCATCGCTTGTCTTCGGCGTCCTTCACGCGATGAACCCGAACGCGACGCTGTTGAGTACGGTTATTATTTCGGCGGCGGGCGTGATGCTCGCGCTCGGCTATCTGTACACCGGCGAGTTGGCGATCCCTATCGGGGTCCATATCACCTGGAACGCCTTCCAAGGACTCGTCTACGGGCTGCCGGTCAGTGGTGCCCGGCTCCCCGTCTCGCTCGTCGAGACGACCAGTCGCAACCCTGCCATCCTCTCGGGGGGAACGTTCGGTCCCGAAGCAGGGCTGCTCGGACTCGGTGGCGTGGTCCTCGCGGCTATCGGGATACTCGTCTACTGTCGGTCCCAGTACGGCACGCTCGCCATCGATCCGGTGATCTCGACACCGGATCTCCGGACGACGCCCGATGAGTAG
- a CDS encoding TATA-box-binding protein, with product MNDPKATISIENVVASTGIGQELDLQSVAMDLEGADYDPEQFPGLVYRTTSPKSAALIFRSGKIVCTGANSTDAVHESLAIVFEKLRDLQIPIEDDPEITVQNIVTSADLGTDLNLNAIAIGLGLENIEYEPEQFPGLVYRIEEPDVVALLFGSGKLVITGGKEPSDAEAAVDVITDRLDELGLLA from the coding sequence ATGAACGATCCGAAAGCAACGATCTCCATCGAGAACGTGGTGGCCTCGACGGGGATCGGTCAGGAACTCGATCTCCAAAGCGTGGCGATGGATCTTGAGGGAGCCGACTACGACCCCGAGCAGTTCCCGGGGCTCGTCTACCGGACCACATCACCGAAATCTGCGGCACTGATCTTCCGCTCGGGGAAGATCGTCTGTACCGGCGCGAACTCGACGGATGCGGTCCACGAGAGTCTCGCTATCGTCTTCGAGAAGCTCCGTGACCTCCAGATTCCCATCGAGGACGATCCCGAGATCACCGTCCAGAACATCGTCACCAGCGCGGATCTGGGTACCGATCTCAATCTCAACGCGATTGCCATCGGGCTGGGTCTCGAAAACATCGAGTACGAACCCGAACAGTTCCCCGGTCTCGTCTATCGGATCGAAGAGCCGGATGTCGTTGCCCTACTGTTCGGTTCGGGCAAACTCGTCATCACTGGCGGCAAAGAGCCCAGCGACGCCGAGGCCGCCGTCGACGTCATCACCGACCGACTCGACGAACTCGGATTGCTAGCCTGA
- a CDS encoding DUF373 family protein has product MLLVLCVDLDDDVGRKTGLSTPVVGSEAVREAAVALATVDPEDSDVNVMFQGLSTYEALREEGTEEVEVAVVTGVEGNDVRANRTVGEEVDTTLASLQTGEEVRAIIITDGAQDESVVPVIRSRMPIDGVRRVVVRQAQNLESMYYTIKQVLADPETRGTILVPLGILLLIYPLVVIAGIFDVAGAVVLGLLSALVGLYSLFRGLGLEDSIDTTVDRLRNGLYAGRATLITYIVAFALIIVGGVQGVSMVETVDSTTGPSLEIVTAGAAFVHGAIQWFAAAGITSSLGQVTDEYLADRFRWRYLNAPFYVVAIGIVLYGLSGFFLPSVDGIVTLSLPDLALALTIGTLMGVLSTLTFAVAESRYPSQVEAT; this is encoded by the coding sequence ATGCTGCTCGTCCTCTGTGTCGACCTCGACGATGACGTTGGCCGGAAGACCGGGCTGTCGACGCCGGTCGTCGGGAGCGAGGCGGTCCGCGAGGCCGCCGTCGCCCTGGCGACGGTCGATCCAGAGGACTCCGACGTCAACGTGATGTTTCAGGGACTCTCGACCTACGAGGCGCTCCGCGAGGAGGGCACCGAGGAGGTCGAAGTCGCCGTCGTCACCGGGGTTGAGGGCAACGACGTGCGGGCCAACCGGACGGTCGGCGAGGAGGTCGACACCACGCTGGCCAGCCTTCAGACCGGCGAGGAGGTCCGCGCGATCATTATTACCGATGGCGCACAGGACGAGTCGGTTGTCCCCGTGATCCGCTCGCGGATGCCGATTGATGGCGTCCGGCGGGTGGTCGTTCGACAGGCCCAGAACCTCGAATCGATGTACTACACGATCAAGCAGGTGTTGGCCGACCCCGAAACGCGGGGCACAATTCTCGTTCCGCTCGGAATTCTGCTCCTCATCTACCCACTTGTCGTCATCGCAGGAATCTTCGATGTCGCTGGGGCAGTCGTCCTCGGACTGTTGTCGGCGCTCGTGGGGCTCTACTCGCTGTTCCGAGGGCTCGGCCTCGAAGACTCCATCGACACCACCGTCGACCGCCTCCGAAACGGGCTGTACGCCGGGCGAGCCACGCTGATCACCTACATCGTCGCCTTCGCGCTGATCATCGTCGGCGGCGTTCAGGGGGTCTCGATGGTCGAGACCGTCGACTCGACGACCGGCCCGTCGCTGGAGATCGTCACCGCTGGCGCGGCGTTCGTCCACGGCGCGATCCAGTGGTTCGCCGCGGCTGGCATCACCAGCAGCCTCGGCCAAGTCACCGACGAGTATCTCGCCGACCGGTTCCGCTGGCGATACCTCAACGCTCCCTTTTATGTGGTCGCCATCGGGATCGTCCTCTACGGCCTGTCGGGCTTTTTCCTCCCCAGCGTCGACGGGATCGTCACGCTCTCGTTGCCTGATCTAGCGCTTGCGCTCACCATCGGTACGCTCATGGGCGTGTTGAGTACGCTCACGTTCGCCGTCGCCGAATCGCGCTATCCCTCGCAGGTCGAGGCGACGTAG
- a CDS encoding DUF7473 family protein, producing MVATLVSTPLQASPSPLAVIGTVGLLALFLALTAHLAARNVVGDVSASKALGVGLGPAVVSLLTQLLPIPGGIGVLVALAVDGIAIDYLYDQPRRTSLRILAVHTIVTVLLGTVLIGGLILVMSIPG from the coding sequence ATGGTGGCCACGCTCGTGTCGACTCCCCTGCAAGCTTCACCCAGCCCGCTTGCGGTGATCGGTACCGTCGGGCTGTTGGCACTGTTTCTCGCTCTCACAGCCCATCTCGCCGCGCGCAACGTCGTTGGCGATGTGTCGGCCAGCAAGGCTCTCGGCGTCGGTCTCGGTCCGGCGGTCGTCTCGCTGCTTACACAGTTGTTGCCGATCCCCGGTGGGATCGGCGTCCTCGTCGCCCTCGCGGTCGACGGGATCGCCATCGACTATCTCTACGACCAACCACGCCGCACCAGCCTCCGTATCCTGGCCGTTCACACCATCGTGACGGTCCTGTTGGGGACCGTCCTGATCGGTGGCCTCATCCTCGTGATGAGCATCCCGGGCTAA
- a CDS encoding sporulation control protein, whose protein sequence is MPAITVSTAIFLGIQAIIVRFVYREAATQSRFSPLLAAICSLVVAIGAVFLLNSLLVVLLIQAIAIGLYRLGGARTTPAPQ, encoded by the coding sequence ATGCCTGCGATTACCGTGTCCACTGCCATCTTTCTGGGTATCCAAGCCATCATTGTACGCTTCGTCTACCGTGAAGCCGCCACTCAGTCCCGTTTCTCGCCGTTGTTGGCTGCGATCTGTTCGCTGGTCGTGGCCATTGGTGCGGTCTTTCTGTTGAACAGTCTGTTGGTCGTCCTTCTGATCCAAGCGATAGCTATTGGGCTGTATCGTCTCGGGGGTGCTCGAACAACGCCTGCGCCACAGTAG
- the pyrE gene encoding orotate phosphoribosyltransferase yields the protein MTNQDLIEALRAADAVQYGEFELSHGGTSDYYVDKYLFETDPHCLELIAEAFAEKISEPKLAGVALGAVPLVAVTSVETDRPYVIARKKAKEYGTAKRIEGRLEDGEEVVVLEDIATTGNSAIDAVEALREAGAVVNRVLVVVDREEGASERLAEHDLELDSLVTASELLADQ from the coding sequence ATGACGAATCAGGACCTTATCGAGGCGCTCCGGGCGGCCGACGCCGTCCAGTACGGCGAGTTCGAACTCTCTCACGGCGGCACCAGCGACTATTACGTCGACAAATACCTCTTCGAGACCGACCCCCACTGTCTGGAACTGATCGCCGAAGCCTTCGCTGAGAAAATCAGTGAACCGAAACTCGCGGGCGTCGCCCTCGGTGCAGTCCCACTCGTTGCGGTGACGTCAGTCGAAACCGACCGGCCGTACGTCATCGCCCGCAAGAAGGCCAAAGAGTATGGGACGGCCAAACGGATCGAAGGTCGACTCGAAGACGGTGAGGAGGTCGTCGTCCTCGAAGATATCGCCACCACCGGCAACTCAGCGATTGATGCCGTCGAAGCGCTGCGCGAGGCCGGAGCCGTGGTGAATCGCGTGCTCGTGGTCGTCGACCGCGAGGAGGGAGCCAGTGAGCGACTCGCCGAACACGATCTCGAACTCGACTCGCTGGTGACTGCGAGTGAGCTGTTAGCCGACCAATAA
- the hjc gene encoding Holliday junction resolvase Hjc, whose product MSANRKGDRRERELVNRLDDSGFAVMRAPASGSATERELPDVLAGDGDRFYAIEAKSSSGDPIYLTGEEVEALIFFAQNFGAKARIAVRFDREDWYFFHPGDLYTTDGGNYRVKKETALADGVDFEEFVGVSTKTTLDDI is encoded by the coding sequence ATGTCCGCTAATCGGAAGGGTGACCGCCGGGAACGCGAGTTGGTCAACCGACTCGACGACTCGGGGTTTGCGGTGATGCGTGCCCCAGCCAGCGGGAGTGCGACCGAACGGGAACTCCCTGACGTCCTCGCGGGCGACGGCGACCGATTTTACGCTATCGAGGCCAAATCCAGCAGCGGCGATCCGATCTATCTCACCGGCGAGGAGGTCGAGGCGCTCATCTTTTTCGCCCAGAACTTCGGCGCAAAGGCTCGCATCGCCGTCCGGTTCGACCGGGAAGACTGGTATTTCTTCCATCCCGGAGACCTCTATACGACTGACGGCGGCAACTACCGCGTGAAAAAGGAAACTGCACTCGCAGACGGCGTCGACTTCGAGGAGTTCGTCGGGGTCAGTACGAAAACGACGCTCGACGATATCTGA
- a CDS encoding amidohydrolase, translating into MDDVFAIEGGHVLTPEFDVIEANVLVDREAGEVIEVGPDVTAEETLDATDSLVMPGLVNAHTHVAMTLLRGYADDKPLDAWLQEDIWPVEAELTPEDIRVGTELGLVEFIKNGITGFADSYFEVGEIAAATEQSGLRANLCHAFISVGKDNEGARADAQEGLDIAREFDGAADGRITTALMPHSLTTVETEYLEEFIPQAREAGVPLHFHANETQNEVDPLVDDHGVRPLEYADDLGMLTDQDFLAHCVHVDETEIELLAETGASVIHCPASNMKLASGIAPIQEMLDTGVNVGLGTDGAASNNDLDLFDEIRDAAMIGKLARGDARDVAAESAVRMATEGSAEAIGLPVGQIEAGGTADIAVVDFDAPHLTPVHDFVSHLAYAVRGSDVRHTVCDGEILMADGEVQTLDEAAVKQRASEAAEALVDRAE; encoded by the coding sequence ATGGACGACGTATTCGCTATCGAGGGCGGCCATGTTCTCACACCGGAGTTCGATGTGATCGAAGCCAACGTGCTGGTCGACCGCGAGGCTGGCGAGGTTATCGAGGTCGGCCCCGACGTGACTGCCGAGGAAACGCTGGACGCAACTGACTCACTGGTGATGCCGGGGCTCGTCAACGCTCACACTCATGTTGCGATGACCCTCCTCCGCGGCTATGCCGACGACAAACCGCTTGATGCCTGGTTACAGGAGGATATCTGGCCGGTCGAGGCCGAACTCACCCCCGAGGATATCCGGGTCGGCACCGAACTCGGCCTCGTCGAGTTCATCAAAAACGGCATTACAGGCTTTGCTGATAGCTACTTCGAGGTCGGAGAGATCGCCGCCGCAACCGAGCAGTCGGGCCTCCGAGCAAACCTCTGTCACGCCTTCATTTCGGTTGGCAAGGACAACGAGGGGGCTCGCGCCGACGCCCAAGAGGGGCTCGACATCGCCCGCGAGTTCGACGGTGCGGCCGACGGTCGGATTACAACCGCACTGATGCCGCATTCGCTGACAACGGTCGAAACCGAGTACCTAGAGGAGTTCATCCCGCAGGCTCGTGAGGCCGGGGTGCCGCTTCATTTCCACGCCAACGAAACCCAAAACGAGGTCGACCCACTCGTCGACGACCACGGGGTTCGGCCGCTCGAATACGCCGACGACCTCGGGATGCTCACTGATCAGGATTTCCTCGCCCACTGTGTCCACGTCGACGAGACCGAAATCGAACTCCTCGCGGAGACCGGTGCGAGCGTCATCCACTGTCCGGCCTCAAATATGAAACTCGCAAGTGGGATTGCACCCATACAGGAGATGCTTGATACGGGAGTCAACGTCGGCCTCGGCACCGACGGCGCGGCCTCGAACAACGATCTGGATCTGTTCGACGAGATCCGAGACGCGGCGATGATCGGCAAACTGGCACGTGGCGACGCCCGCGACGTGGCCGCCGAGTCGGCGGTGCGGATGGCCACCGAGGGCAGCGCCGAGGCAATCGGGCTCCCGGTCGGCCAGATTGAGGCCGGTGGAACGGCTGATATTGCAGTGGTCGACTTCGATGCGCCACACCTCACCCCGGTCCACGACTTCGTGAGCCACCTCGCCTACGCGGTGCGTGGCTCCGACGTACGACACACGGTCTGCGATGGTGAGATTCTAATGGCAGACGGCGAAGTTCAGACACTGGACGAAGCGGCGGTCAAACAACGGGCAAGCGAGGCCGCCGAAGCGTTGGTCGACCGCGCCGAGTAG
- a CDS encoding M48 family metalloprotease codes for MSGLSVAPLLPVVPLQLSVDPSWFVAIAVVVFLIGAIVAPLLALSFRDYREPTAAERDRLDELTVVVDYDTDRVRIIETDGTQSVDVSIRGLPGRRLLLLSDYVVDGVDEGTVAALIAAEHARSRHFYIEYRAVAAASIIGIATAMFGGLIDFSDGLFVLAVAALGLFWIGRRLQFRADRVAADRVGENELADAFETVAALRGVEPETATWRTWFEVQPPLGQRIDRLRSRS; via the coding sequence ATGTCCGGTCTCTCGGTGGCTCCCTTGCTTCCGGTCGTCCCGCTTCAGCTTTCGGTCGACCCGAGTTGGTTCGTCGCCATCGCTGTGGTCGTCTTTCTGATTGGAGCTATCGTCGCGCCACTGCTTGCGCTCTCGTTTCGAGACTACCGCGAGCCAACTGCTGCGGAACGTGACCGGCTCGATGAGCTAACGGTAGTCGTCGACTACGATACTGACCGAGTTCGCATCATCGAAACCGATGGCACACAATCGGTCGACGTGTCGATCCGTGGCCTTCCCGGTAGGCGGCTCCTACTACTCTCTGACTACGTCGTAGACGGAGTTGATGAGGGGACCGTGGCCGCGCTCATTGCGGCCGAGCACGCTCGGTCGCGGCATTTCTATATCGAGTACCGTGCAGTGGCCGCCGCAAGCATCATCGGGATTGCGACCGCGATGTTCGGCGGCTTGATCGATTTTTCCGACGGTCTGTTCGTGCTGGCAGTCGCCGCTCTCGGCTTGTTTTGGATCGGTCGACGGCTCCAGTTTCGGGCCGACCGGGTTGCGGCTGACCGGGTCGGCGAGAACGAACTCGCCGACGCGTTTGAAACTGTGGCCGCGCTCAGGGGAGTCGAACCGGAAACTGCGACATGGCGAACGTGGTTCGAGGTCCAGCCACCGCTGGGCCAGCGAATCGACCGGCTCCGGAGTCGATCCTGA